From Sphingobium sp. TKS, one genomic window encodes:
- a CDS encoding DNA-methyltransferase has translation MYAAQTVLVTFDRAGSTADVVIQAGAMGMNQPTSTLQGVPLIDEMVGNLHAGNAADIMRLMPDGCIDQIITSPPYWTAVEYDGDSTGWVSYEAYLDDMERVWKECARVLRPNGKLCINAPIMPIPKAVIEQHTRHIKNIAFDLEARILGSTDLERYSLFIWQKQTSKMMFGSYPQPGNIIENNTVEFINVYVKPGKPPKFSDDIKQGNKLSRTEWLDLAQQVWFMYPEDVKREEGHPAPFPEKLPARLMRLYTQGAVGEFAGEIVLDPFVGTGTTCVVAERMGRRWIGIDISERYLDYARRRISRAAPGSPVILVGRAKYPGKEELAALAAEEAGTSGAQAAAKHRRKTYGRGAPEMSDDGQMTLV, from the coding sequence ATGTATGCGGCACAGACGGTGCTGGTGACGTTCGATCGCGCTGGTTCGACAGCGGACGTCGTTATACAAGCTGGAGCGATGGGCATGAATCAACCGACAAGTACGCTGCAAGGGGTGCCGCTCATCGACGAGATGGTTGGCAACCTGCATGCTGGAAACGCGGCAGACATCATGCGGCTGATGCCTGATGGCTGCATCGATCAAATTATCACCTCTCCCCCTTATTGGACCGCTGTCGAATATGATGGGGATAGTACGGGCTGGGTTAGCTACGAGGCATATCTTGATGACATGGAGCGTGTTTGGAAAGAATGCGCTCGTGTACTCCGACCTAACGGCAAACTATGTATAAATGCTCCGATTATGCCTATTCCAAAGGCGGTAATCGAGCAACATACCCGTCATATCAAGAATATAGCATTTGACCTAGAAGCGCGCATTTTAGGCAGTACTGACCTGGAAAGGTATAGCCTGTTCATATGGCAAAAGCAGACATCAAAGATGATGTTTGGAAGCTATCCACAACCAGGTAATATAATTGAGAATAATACTGTAGAATTTATAAATGTCTATGTGAAGCCGGGAAAACCTCCAAAGTTCTCCGACGATATTAAGCAAGGTAACAAGCTCAGCCGGACTGAGTGGCTTGATCTGGCTCAGCAGGTTTGGTTTATGTATCCTGAGGATGTGAAGCGCGAAGAGGGGCATCCGGCACCATTTCCGGAGAAATTGCCAGCTCGCCTTATGCGCCTCTATACGCAGGGTGCAGTCGGTGAATTTGCTGGAGAAATCGTGCTTGATCCATTCGTTGGAACAGGAACGACTTGTGTGGTGGCAGAGCGCATGGGACGCCGTTGGATTGGTATCGATATTAGCGAACGCTATCTCGATTATGCGCGCCGGCGCATTAGTCGCGCCGCACCGGGCAGCCCTGTAATTCTTGTCGGCAGGGCAAAGTATCCTGGCAAAGAGGAACTTGCAGCCCTTGCAGCGGAGGAAGCCGGTACGTCTGGTGCACAAGCTGCCGCTAAGCATCGCCGTAAAACCTACGGTCGCGGCGCACCTGAAATGAGCGATGATGGGCAAATGACGCTAGTCTGA
- a CDS encoding HigA family addiction module antitoxin, translating into MMNQLVSGLAPMHPGELLREDILPALNKPKAEIARLIEVSRQTLYDILAEKQDVTPTMALRIGKLTGTAPEMWVNMQRNFDLRVQSVRDADIIARIPTLEAA; encoded by the coding sequence ATGATGAACCAGCTCGTATCCGGCCTTGCCCCGATGCACCCCGGTGAGCTGCTGCGGGAGGACATTCTGCCCGCGCTCAACAAGCCCAAGGCGGAGATCGCCAGGCTGATCGAGGTGTCGCGGCAGACCCTCTACGATATCCTTGCCGAAAAGCAGGATGTCACCCCGACTATGGCGCTTCGGATCGGCAAGCTCACCGGCACTGCACCGGAGATGTGGGTGAACATGCAGCGTAACTTTGACTTGCGCGTGCAATCCGTGAGGGACGCCGACATCATCGCGCGCATTCCAACGCTCGAAGCTGCCTGA
- a CDS encoding type II toxin-antitoxin system RelE/ParE family toxin, translating into MDVTGRISVSGGRVAAEESFSAECKVMLDKCQEMPYNVSMIKTYTSKALEAFATKGDGSKLPVQNHNRVRRILLTLDAATKPEDMNVPGFRFHGLSTKPKRYAVDASGNYRVTWAWDDGNAIDVNIEDYH; encoded by the coding sequence GTGGACGTGACGGGCCGGATATCGGTTTCGGGCGGTAGGGTCGCCGCCGAAGAATCGTTTTCGGCAGAGTGTAAGGTAATGCTTGACAAATGTCAGGAAATGCCTTACAATGTGTCTATGATTAAAACATACACCAGCAAGGCGCTCGAAGCCTTCGCCACCAAGGGAGATGGCTCAAAACTTCCCGTCCAGAACCACAACCGCGTTCGCCGCATCCTGCTCACGCTGGATGCTGCGACGAAGCCCGAGGACATGAATGTTCCGGGCTTTCGCTTTCATGGGTTGAGCACCAAGCCCAAACGATACGCAGTCGATGCCAGCGGCAATTACCGGGTCACATGGGCTTGGGATGACGGCAATGCGATCGACGTGAACATCGAGGACTATCATTGA
- the mobQ gene encoding MobQ family relaxase gives MRAAGIPCTHVAMRQRGLRPTPRPAQRRWTTLEKAGAAMAIYHLAVKSVSRSTGRSAVAAVAYRAGVCLENERDGLVHDYTRRGGVEDAFIVAPEGAEWAQDRSALWNAAEAAEKRKDAKVAREYELGLPAELDAGQRRDLVRAFAEDIRDRYGVAVDAAIHAPHDYGDDRNHHAHVMTTTRVAEADGLGAKTRQLDVRTTASVEVEAIRERWAGMVNDALELAQVPERVDHRSYERQGLDIEPTVKMGHASAAIERRAEREQIAAGEEPHAVTPRGQVNEAIMEKRGLGFYIERGQERIREWSHQLRERAELTMQGMSSLVQGAARAMRSGLQTSSEGGFEAVPALDQSPQRDQMPAIELDQPGQRGRDRQREQEPDRQRGRDGPDIGFGR, from the coding sequence ATGCGTGCGGCAGGGATACCCTGCACCCATGTCGCGATGCGACAGCGGGGCCTCCGCCCCACACCCCGACCAGCGCAACGCCGCTGGACCACGTTGGAGAAGGCAGGCGCGGCGATGGCGATCTACCATCTGGCGGTGAAATCGGTGTCGCGTTCGACCGGGCGCAGCGCGGTCGCGGCGGTCGCGTATCGTGCCGGCGTCTGTCTCGAAAACGAGCGCGACGGCCTGGTGCACGACTACACGCGACGGGGCGGCGTCGAGGATGCGTTCATCGTCGCGCCGGAGGGCGCGGAGTGGGCGCAGGATCGCTCCGCCCTGTGGAACGCGGCCGAGGCTGCGGAGAAGCGCAAGGACGCCAAGGTTGCGCGAGAGTACGAGCTGGGGCTGCCGGCCGAGCTGGACGCCGGCCAGCGCCGCGATCTGGTTCGTGCCTTCGCGGAGGATATCCGCGACCGCTATGGGGTGGCGGTCGATGCGGCGATCCACGCCCCGCATGATTACGGCGACGATCGTAACCACCACGCGCACGTCATGACGACGACGCGGGTGGCGGAGGCGGACGGGCTGGGGGCGAAGACGCGCCAGCTCGACGTGCGCACGACGGCCTCGGTCGAGGTAGAGGCGATCCGTGAGCGGTGGGCCGGCATGGTCAACGACGCGCTGGAACTCGCCCAGGTGCCGGAACGGGTCGATCATCGCAGCTACGAGCGTCAGGGGCTGGATATCGAGCCAACCGTAAAGATGGGCCATGCATCGGCCGCGATCGAGCGGCGCGCCGAACGGGAGCAGATCGCGGCCGGCGAGGAGCCGCACGCGGTCACCCCGCGCGGGCAGGTGAACGAAGCGATCATGGAGAAGCGAGGATTGGGCTTCTACATCGAGCGCGGTCAGGAGCGGATACGGGAATGGTCCCACCAGCTCCGCGAGCGGGCCGAGCTGACGATGCAGGGCATGTCGAGCCTGGTCCAGGGCGCAGCGCGGGCGATGCGATCGGGGTTGCAGACCAGCAGCGAGGGCGGGTTCGAGGCGGTGCCGGCGCTCGACCAGTCACCCCAGCGCGACCAGATGCCGGCGATCGAGCTGGACCAACCGGGGCAGCGTGGACGGGATCGGCAGCGAGAGCAGGAGCCAGACCGTCAGCGTGGACGTGACGGGCCGGATATCGGTTTCGGGCGGTAG